The proteins below are encoded in one region of Methanosarcina barkeri 3:
- a CDS encoding ABC transporter permease produces the protein MRQSTYLKMGLNMLVHSKLRSWLTIIGIVIGIGSVVGILSLGDAMQEQVQSRLAEMDLTKITISPGYSKASSNMPGGPGGEGRGGGTTTDVELTDTDIAALRGLNNISYIEGEISGSVPVIYAAQNATLSITGVDPQVWQYMTTLKTQSGRLLEPSDKYVAVIGSGVASGIYDQDIGVNQVITVNGKAVRVVGILEEEGEGDRHIYMPIDGAVTLIDDAQNGVYDSIAVKAKSEDAVDNLTEDIVDKLMISRHIVNDDDRDFSVSASKSMAESVTEMTSSMTLFLGAIAAVSLLVGAVGIANTMFTSVLEKTKEIGTMKAIGAKNRDILMIFLFNSAMVGLVGGILGDILGACVSTLFPLLGLQMMGGGGGSSGLYLAPDLMVMGLLLAVLIGVISGVIPAFRASKLKPVDALRYE, from the coding sequence ATGAGACAATCAACATACCTGAAAATGGGTCTGAACATGCTTGTTCACAGTAAACTCCGAAGCTGGCTGACCATTATCGGGATAGTTATAGGAATCGGATCTGTTGTCGGCATCCTCTCCCTCGGGGATGCTATGCAAGAGCAGGTTCAGAGCAGGCTTGCCGAGATGGATCTCACAAAAATAACCATAAGTCCAGGATACTCCAAGGCATCATCGAATATGCCCGGAGGCCCAGGAGGTGAAGGAAGAGGGGGAGGTACGACAACGGATGTCGAATTAACGGATACGGACATTGCAGCACTTCGAGGATTGAATAATATATCATACATAGAAGGAGAGATTAGCGGTAGTGTGCCAGTGATATATGCAGCGCAAAATGCAACCCTTTCAATCACAGGTGTAGACCCACAGGTCTGGCAGTATATGACTACACTAAAAACACAATCAGGAAGATTGCTTGAACCTTCTGATAAGTATGTTGCAGTTATCGGAAGCGGTGTTGCAAGTGGAATTTATGACCAGGATATCGGAGTTAATCAGGTAATAACCGTAAACGGTAAAGCCGTGCGCGTTGTTGGAATCCTGGAAGAAGAGGGTGAAGGTGACAGACATATTTACATGCCTATCGATGGAGCAGTAACCCTGATCGATGATGCACAAAATGGTGTTTATGATTCCATTGCTGTAAAAGCTAAGAGTGAAGATGCAGTAGACAACCTGACAGAAGATATCGTGGATAAGCTCATGATCTCAAGGCACATTGTCAATGATGATGATAGAGACTTTTCGGTATCAGCTTCTAAATCTATGGCTGAGTCCGTAACTGAAATGACGAGTTCAATGACTCTGTTCCTCGGTGCCATTGCAGCAGTGTCCTTGCTTGTAGGAGCTGTCGGTATTGCAAATACCATGTTTACCTCAGTCCTTGAAAAGACAAAGGAAATCGGAACTATGAAAGCCATTGGGGCAAAAAACAGGGATATCCTCATGATTTTCCTCTTTAATTCCGCAATGGTTGGTCTTGTTGGTGGTATCCTTGGAGATATTCTGGGAGCTTGTGTTTCAACTCTCTTCCCTCTGCTTGGTTTGCAGATGATGGGAGGAGGGGGAGGTAGTTCAGGTTTATACCTTGCTCCTGATCTAATGGTCATGGGACTTCTCCTGGCAGTTTTGATAGGTGTGATTTCAGGAGTGATCCCTGCGTTCAGGGCTTCAAAGTTAAAACCAGTTGATGCACTAAGATACGAGTAA
- a CDS encoding MATE family efflux transporter: protein MDEKSEFLGKDNIRKLLFKLSVPIVIGLLVQAIYNVVDTFYVGMVYGADSVQAIGGLSIAFPVQMIIMAFGIVLGTGGSSIISRALGARESEKAERVLGNVFSLSLVLSVLIAIPCLYYLDPILKVFGATAGVLPYARDYLKYIILGGTVFVFGVAVQNIVRSEGNARLAMNAMILGGGLNIFLDPVFMFGFGMGVKGAAIATVISQTIASIWLLLYYIQGKGAVRFRAETLKPDLKIIKEIGAIGTGSFIMECSNSVMMIFVYNALATYGGDVAIAVFGVVMKINSFIFMTLLGMAFGLQPVVGFNYGAKKYERIAEAVKLSLIATTTVGLLGLVIIYFLKEQLLGLFSTDPEYLELGKNAIMIMLLGTPLIGMNVITSTLFQALGKAKPAFLLSISRQLLFLIPAVVLLPQFYQLNGVWAAFPVSDSLAFMLSGFMLFRIYRIFKESKYSSKTDAGSETAEKISSV, encoded by the coding sequence ATGGATGAAAAAAGTGAATTTCTTGGCAAAGACAATATAAGAAAGCTCCTGTTTAAACTTTCAGTTCCCATTGTCATCGGACTGCTGGTACAGGCTATCTATAATGTTGTGGACACTTTTTATGTGGGAATGGTCTATGGAGCAGACAGTGTTCAGGCCATAGGCGGACTTTCCATAGCTTTTCCGGTTCAGATGATAATAATGGCTTTTGGAATTGTTCTGGGGACAGGAGGTTCTTCCATAATTTCACGTGCCCTTGGAGCTCGAGAAAGTGAAAAAGCCGAAAGAGTTCTTGGAAATGTCTTTTCCCTGAGTTTGGTCTTAAGCGTACTTATAGCCATTCCCTGCCTTTATTATCTTGATCCGATTTTGAAGGTTTTCGGGGCAACTGCTGGAGTTCTGCCCTATGCCAGAGATTACCTGAAATATATAATACTGGGAGGAACTGTCTTTGTCTTTGGGGTGGCTGTCCAAAACATTGTTAGATCCGAAGGAAATGCTCGTCTTGCAATGAATGCTATGATTTTAGGAGGCGGCCTCAATATTTTCCTTGATCCGGTTTTCATGTTTGGTTTCGGGATGGGTGTAAAAGGAGCTGCAATTGCAACCGTAATATCACAGACAATAGCTTCGATCTGGCTTCTGCTATACTATATTCAAGGAAAAGGAGCTGTACGCTTCAGAGCCGAAACCTTGAAACCAGATCTGAAAATCATTAAAGAAATCGGGGCTATTGGTACCGGATCTTTTATAATGGAATGCTCAAACAGTGTCATGATGATTTTTGTGTATAATGCACTTGCAACTTATGGAGGAGATGTTGCAATCGCCGTTTTTGGTGTAGTAATGAAGATTAATTCCTTCATTTTCATGACCCTCCTGGGTATGGCTTTTGGTCTGCAACCGGTTGTCGGGTTCAACTACGGAGCAAAAAAATATGAACGGATAGCCGAAGCTGTGAAATTATCTCTCATAGCAACAACGACCGTTGGGCTTCTTGGATTGGTTATTATTTATTTCTTAAAAGAACAACTTCTCGGGTTATTCAGTACAGATCCGGAATATCTGGAGCTTGGGAAAAACGCTATAATGATTATGTTGCTCGGAACGCCTTTGATAGGTATGAATGTAATTACTTCAACCCTTTTTCAGGCCCTGGGAAAAGCAAAACCCGCTTTCCTTCTTTCCATTAGCCGACAGCTCCTCTTTCTGATTCCTGCTGTTGTTCTACTTCCTCAGTTCTATCAACTGAACGGAGTATGGGCAGCTTTTCCGGTATCGGACTCACTTGCCTTCATGCTTTCCGGGTTTATGCTTTTTAGGATATACAGGATCTTCAAAGAAAGTAAATACTCTTCAAAAACGGATGCAGGATCCGAAACTGCAGAGAAAATATCTTCAGTCTAA
- a CDS encoding MarR family winged helix-turn-helix transcriptional regulator — MGSFREVDLKEIDPREILGPIAHIYRSNVAYMAKELDAYGVGSGQFEFLLFLYHRDGISQETLAKTLKVSKATSARAIQSLETEGYVYRERDESDLRAYRVYLTDKGKEMRDIIFKKQTSFISILFSDFTFEEIEIFRLLIHKAVIKLFEPGFEPPSDRPDDMK, encoded by the coding sequence ATGGGAAGTTTTAGAGAAGTAGACTTAAAGGAAATAGACCCTAGAGAAATATTAGGTCCGATTGCTCACATCTACCGGAGCAATGTGGCATACATGGCAAAGGAACTTGATGCTTACGGGGTTGGAAGCGGACAGTTTGAGTTTTTACTGTTTTTGTACCACAGAGATGGAATATCCCAGGAAACTCTTGCAAAAACCCTGAAAGTTAGCAAAGCAACAAGTGCCAGAGCAATCCAGAGTCTGGAAACAGAAGGTTACGTTTACAGGGAAAGAGACGAAAGTGACCTTCGAGCTTACAGGGTTTACCTGACTGATAAAGGGAAGGAAATGAGAGATATAATTTTTAAAAAGCAGACTTCTTTCATATCTATTCTTTTTTCGGATTTTACTTTTGAAGAAATTGAGATTTTCAGGCTGCTTATTCATAAAGCTGTGATTAAACTCTTTGAGCCTGGGTTTGAGCCTCCATCGGATAGACCTGATGACATGAAGTAA